A window of Rubricoccus marinus contains these coding sequences:
- a CDS encoding LptE family protein: MSSPRRASGGARPARIPSRRRQRRPLALMAWGVAACTLLAGCYTFSGASLPADLRTVAVPPVESRASGGPADLDQQLTTALIERFADRTRLNLESDEAEADLVVRATVERYTIAPAAITGGEGDEVAALNRVTLGVRVVATNQMDGTELMARSFTATADYTPAEGLAGEADAANRALEQVAQDAFTAATSDW; this comes from the coding sequence ATGAGTAGCCCTCGGCGGGCCTCTGGCGGCGCGCGCCCCGCCCGGATTCCATCGCGCCGACGCCAGAGGCGGCCTCTGGCTCTCATGGCGTGGGGCGTTGCGGCGTGCACGCTCCTGGCGGGCTGCTACACGTTCTCGGGCGCGTCGCTCCCGGCGGATCTCCGGACGGTCGCTGTCCCTCCAGTCGAGAGCCGCGCCTCTGGCGGGCCGGCGGACCTGGACCAGCAGCTCACGACGGCCCTGATCGAGCGGTTCGCGGACCGGACGCGCCTCAATCTCGAATCCGACGAGGCCGAGGCCGATCTCGTCGTCCGCGCGACCGTAGAGCGCTACACCATCGCGCCAGCGGCCATCACGGGCGGCGAGGGCGACGAGGTGGCCGCGCTCAACCGCGTCACGCTGGGCGTCCGCGTAGTCGCGACGAACCAGATGGACGGGACGGAGCTCATGGCGCGCTCCTTTACCGCCACCGCCGACTACACGCCCGCCGAAGGCCTGGCGGGCGAGGCCGACGCGGCCAACCGCGCGTTGGAGCAGGTGGCGCAAGACGCCTTTACCGCCGCGACCTCGGACTGGTAA
- a CDS encoding glycosyltransferase, translated as MIVLAALYALATAVLVAHGLRLLGLSFARLTTSPEPLAPEAGIAWPRVCVQLPVYNEPAVVERAVAALGALDYPDLEIQVLDDSTDSTPQRAARAVRDLNASGVRATHIRRDNREGFKAGALANGMTHTDADLFAIFDADFLPEPGTLRQLVSALVAAPEAAFAQARWAHLNRDASPLTRAQGALLDLHFGVEQTGRQRTGRFLPFNGTAGVWRREAIEAAGGWRGDTLAEDLDLSLRAWMGGARGVFVEPLAVPAELPADLAAWRTQQARWAEGMAAVTLLHARGVLRARQPLALRLRALLAISASFSFPALLAVIVLHPVLAVAQALGTGPGETFFTALGAGWLGLIGAVVAHVVAQRAIGPAPQTSSLWRRIGDLGLGLAAPVALAMTGTRAVGRAVLGKQTAFVRTPKGGARREASVSRAEVALAAYALGAAAVLVAVGAWVALAFQIVFAATLAVSAWREGNERGDPLPRPIPASR; from the coding sequence GTGATCGTTCTCGCCGCCCTCTACGCCCTCGCCACCGCTGTCCTCGTCGCGCACGGTCTGCGCCTGCTCGGGCTCTCCTTCGCGCGGCTGACGACCTCGCCCGAGCCTCTGGCGCCAGAGGCCGGCATCGCGTGGCCACGTGTGTGCGTGCAGCTTCCGGTCTACAACGAGCCGGCCGTCGTGGAACGGGCCGTCGCCGCGCTGGGCGCGCTGGACTATCCCGACCTGGAGATCCAGGTGCTGGACGACTCCACCGACTCCACGCCGCAGCGCGCCGCCCGCGCCGTTCGAGATCTGAACGCCTCTGGCGTGCGCGCCACGCACATCCGGCGGGACAACCGGGAGGGGTTCAAGGCCGGCGCCCTCGCGAACGGCATGACGCACACGGACGCCGACCTCTTCGCCATCTTCGACGCCGACTTCCTGCCCGAGCCCGGCACGCTCCGCCAACTCGTCTCGGCGCTGGTTGCGGCGCCAGAGGCGGCGTTTGCCCAAGCGCGCTGGGCGCACCTCAACCGCGACGCCTCGCCGCTGACGCGCGCGCAGGGCGCTCTCTTGGACCTCCACTTCGGCGTGGAACAGACCGGGCGCCAGAGGACCGGACGCTTCCTTCCCTTTAACGGGACGGCCGGCGTGTGGCGCCGCGAGGCCATCGAGGCCGCAGGCGGCTGGCGCGGCGACACGCTCGCAGAAGACCTCGACCTCTCGCTCCGTGCCTGGATGGGAGGCGCCAGAGGCGTATTCGTGGAGCCGCTTGCGGTCCCGGCCGAGCTCCCCGCCGACCTAGCCGCGTGGCGCACGCAGCAGGCGCGCTGGGCCGAGGGTATGGCCGCGGTCACGCTCCTCCACGCCAGAGGCGTGCTGCGCGCGCGCCAGCCTCTGGCGCTCCGGCTACGGGCGCTTCTCGCGATCTCGGCCTCGTTCTCGTTTCCGGCCCTGTTGGCGGTGATCGTGCTCCACCCGGTTCTGGCCGTTGCCCAGGCGCTCGGGACGGGGCCCGGCGAGACGTTCTTCACCGCGCTCGGCGCGGGGTGGTTGGGGTTGATCGGCGCCGTTGTGGCGCACGTTGTGGCGCAGCGGGCGATTGGTCCGGCGCCTCAAACGAGCAGCCTCTGGCGCCGGATCGGTGACCTGGGTCTCGGGCTCGCAGCCCCGGTCGCACTTGCGATGACGGGCACGCGGGCCGTCGGACGCGCGGTTCTGGGGAAGCAGACGGCGTTTGTCCGTACGCCCAAAGGAGGGGCGCGCCGGGAAGCATCGGTCAGCCGCGCCGAGGTGGCGCTCGCGGCGTACGCCCTGGGCGCCGCCGCTGTCCTCGTCGCCGTCGGCGCGTGGGTGGCGCTCGCGTTCCAGATCGTCTTCGCGGCAACACTCGCCGTCTCGGCGTGGAGGGAGGGAAATGAGCGTGGAGACCCGCTCCCGAGACCGATTCCGGCCTCACGTTGA
- a CDS encoding tetratricopeptide repeat protein has protein sequence MPTDPTSLPTALQVAAGLIAAGRATEAARELNALVRAAPTYAAAYVLLAKAREATGDRVRALDAWHRAYFLVPSSPLVTRERQRLLDTLVPPPARTEEIAQPHPDAPLAEAPAPEPSEPIVPDEDSEASGELPEPSASVLPPFVDSETDERADAPEDSTSGWTRAKGSDDDFLPSLDPIEASPVEFDDLPNAAPLPGADGLDSDLDALIRDLEDAPRIRPDPNFNGPDILANDDDGEEIASETLAQIYAAQKQYERAASVYEKLARQRPDRASEMQQRADEMRQRASQ, from the coding sequence ATGCCGACCGATCCCACCTCGCTTCCCACCGCCCTTCAGGTCGCCGCGGGCCTGATCGCGGCCGGGCGCGCGACGGAGGCGGCGCGGGAACTCAACGCCCTCGTCCGCGCTGCGCCGACGTACGCCGCGGCCTACGTCTTGCTGGCCAAAGCGCGCGAGGCCACCGGCGACCGCGTGCGCGCGCTGGACGCGTGGCACCGCGCCTACTTCCTCGTGCCGAGCAGCCCGCTCGTGACGCGCGAGCGCCAGAGGCTGCTGGACACGCTTGTCCCGCCACCGGCGCGGACCGAGGAGATCGCGCAGCCGCACCCCGACGCGCCTCTGGCGGAGGCGCCGGCACCCGAGCCATCTGAACCCATCGTTCCAGATGAGGATTCTGAGGCCTCTGGCGAGCTTCCAGAGCCGAGTGCGTCGGTCCTGCCTCCGTTCGTGGACTCGGAGACTGACGAGCGCGCGGACGCGCCGGAGGACAGCACGAGCGGGTGGACACGCGCGAAAGGCAGCGACGATGACTTCCTCCCCTCTCTCGATCCCATCGAGGCGAGCCCGGTGGAGTTCGACGACCTCCCCAACGCCGCGCCGCTTCCGGGCGCAGACGGACTCGACAGCGATCTCGACGCGCTGATCCGCGATCTCGAGGACGCTCCGCGCATCCGTCCCGACCCCAACTTCAACGGGCCAGACATACTCGCGAACGACGACGATGGAGAGGAGATCGCATCCGAAACCCTGGCGCAGATCTACGCGGCGCAGAAGCAGTACGAGCGCGCGGCAAGCGTGTACGAGAAGCTCGCGCGCCAGAGGCCGGACCGAGCCTCGGAGATGCAGCAGCGCGCCGACGAGATGCGCCAACGCGCCTCGCAGTGA
- a CDS encoding anhydro-N-acetylmuramic acid kinase, translating into MSHPASDLLGPRERVVAGLMSGTSMDGIDAAVVRLSGSGRDVQIQTLGFACTSYSDDLRQRLAAQVEAGTSDVRGLALLHAALAESFAAVVHDALDDAGLASGDLDLVGSHGQTVQHVPEPVSIDGRPIQATLQIGDPARLAVRLGVPVIADFRSADVARGGQGAPLAPYLDDCVFAHETETRGLLNLGGIANITILPAGEGPEAARAFDTGPANMLADALTLRLTGQPYDRDGALAASGTPDLALVRELLETLVFRQEPPKSTGREAFGADYVGMLVTRGPSEPKDMIATAVALTALSIADAVDRFVPHHLDRVLASGGGVHNRALMQMLEDALPCPVETTEASGVDPDAKEAILFALLAHEWANGVRTGLPAVTGASGPAMQGALYLP; encoded by the coding sequence GTGAGTCACCCCGCTTCTGACCTGCTCGGGCCACGGGAGCGCGTCGTCGCCGGATTGATGAGCGGCACGTCGATGGACGGGATCGACGCGGCTGTCGTCCGTCTCTCGGGGTCGGGGCGCGACGTGCAGATCCAAACTCTCGGCTTCGCGTGCACCTCCTACTCCGACGACCTCCGCCAGAGGCTCGCGGCCCAGGTGGAAGCCGGCACGTCGGATGTGCGCGGCCTCGCGCTGCTCCACGCCGCGCTTGCCGAGTCCTTCGCCGCTGTCGTCCATGACGCGCTTGATGACGCCGGCCTAGCCTCTGGCGACCTCGACCTCGTGGGTAGTCACGGTCAAACGGTCCAACACGTTCCAGAACCCGTTTCCATCGACGGGAGGCCGATTCAGGCTACGCTTCAGATTGGAGACCCCGCGCGGCTCGCGGTTCGGCTGGGCGTTCCCGTCATCGCCGACTTCCGCTCCGCCGATGTCGCCAGAGGCGGTCAGGGGGCGCCTCTGGCGCCGTACCTAGACGACTGCGTGTTCGCGCACGAAACAGAGACGCGTGGACTGCTCAACCTCGGCGGCATCGCCAACATCACGATCCTGCCCGCCGGCGAAGGCCCGGAGGCCGCGCGCGCTTTCGATACGGGCCCGGCCAACATGCTCGCGGACGCCCTCACGCTCCGCCTCACGGGCCAGCCCTACGACCGCGATGGCGCCCTCGCTGCATCCGGCACGCCGGACCTCGCGCTCGTGCGCGAACTGCTAGAGACGCTCGTTTTCCGCCAGGAACCGCCCAAATCTACCGGCCGCGAGGCCTTCGGCGCGGACTACGTGGGCATGCTCGTCACTAGAGGTCCATCGGAGCCTAAAGACATGATTGCCACAGCCGTCGCGCTCACGGCACTCTCCATCGCGGACGCCGTAGATCGGTTCGTGCCGCACCACCTCGACCGCGTGCTGGCCTCTGGCGGCGGCGTCCACAACCGAGCGTTGATGCAGATGCTGGAGGACGCTCTTCCCTGCCCCGTCGAGACGACGGAAGCCTCTGGCGTCGATCCCGATGCGAAGGAGGCCATCCTGTTCGCGCTTCTCGCGCATGAGTGGGCCAACGGCGTGCGCACGGGTTTGCCCGCCGTGACCGGCGCCAGCGGCCCAGCGATGCAGGGCGCGCTGTATCTGCCGTAG
- a CDS encoding CBS domain-containing protein — MTVQTLYSPEPALLSTDSIGDALLRLEEEGLAAMPVADESGKLVAVVSEIALQDHPDPRALLSTLGQYGAPLSSEPDTHVFDAAHLMREHDLVSLPIADADGTYRGLVTRRDVFGQLAHMLATEEDGAIIVAEVGRHDVSLAQLAHLIEGSGVRILSISTEDDAATGHVRITLKLNVTDTSRVRHLLTHHGIGVVGVFDEADSDLESRAAEFLRYLEV, encoded by the coding sequence ATGACTGTTCAGACACTCTACAGCCCCGAGCCTGCTCTCCTCTCCACCGATTCTATCGGGGACGCGCTTCTGCGCCTGGAAGAGGAAGGCCTCGCGGCGATGCCCGTCGCGGATGAAAGCGGCAAACTGGTCGCAGTCGTGAGCGAAATCGCGCTGCAGGACCACCCGGACCCGCGCGCGCTTCTGAGCACGCTGGGCCAGTACGGCGCGCCCCTTTCCTCTGAACCGGACACGCACGTGTTCGACGCCGCGCACCTGATGCGCGAGCACGACCTGGTCTCGCTTCCCATTGCGGACGCCGACGGCACGTACCGCGGCCTGGTCACACGTCGCGACGTGTTCGGCCAACTCGCGCACATGCTCGCGACCGAGGAGGACGGCGCCATCATCGTTGCCGAGGTGGGCCGCCACGACGTGTCGCTGGCGCAGCTCGCGCACCTCATCGAGGGCAGCGGCGTCCGCATCCTCTCTATCTCGACCGAGGACGACGCGGCCACAGGCCACGTCCGCATCACGCTCAAGTTGAACGTGACCGATACCTCGCGCGTGCGGCACCTGCTCACGCACCACGGCATCGGAGTGGTCGGCGTGTTCGACGAGGCCGACAGCGACCTCGAATCCCGCGCCGCCGAGTTCCTTCGCTACCTGGAGGTCTGA
- the hflX gene encoding GTPase HflX: MTDRPTTRTTRETAVLVGVSTPDITTEEFAEGLEELELLTDTAGADTVAIVTQNLPRIKTTTYIGKGKVEELEDTVKRHGADLVVFDDDLTPVQIRNIEKAISSQDNNVKLVDRSGLILDIFARRARSSQSKAQVELAQLQYLRSRLTRAWTHLERQKGGIGMRGPGETQIETDRRLIGKRIAVLKDQLDRIDRQRTTQRKGRADQTRVALVGYTNAGKSTLMNALSDAEVLAEDRLFATLDATTRQVFFAPNKPILLSDTVGFIRKLPHALVESFKSTLDETREADVLLHVVDATHEYFEDHIAVVRETLKELGAEDKPTLLVFNKVDALEERGLLTALRAEHGDNAVFVSALRGIGLDTLREKTLELVESDYSERTALLPMTEAKALAHLHRTAEILDESVGYASGDDGVTKPVMRIHYRASPKNAPELARMLLHFDYLTWQGETPPGLAPEAETASGDSMA, encoded by the coding sequence TTGACCGACCGACCGACCACCCGTACCACGCGCGAGACCGCCGTCCTTGTCGGCGTGAGCACCCCGGACATCACGACCGAAGAGTTCGCCGAAGGGCTGGAAGAACTCGAACTGCTGACCGATACTGCCGGCGCCGATACCGTCGCCATTGTGACGCAGAACCTCCCGCGGATCAAGACGACGACGTACATCGGCAAGGGCAAGGTGGAGGAACTGGAGGACACCGTGAAGCGCCACGGTGCCGATCTCGTCGTCTTCGATGACGACCTCACGCCCGTCCAGATCCGCAACATCGAAAAGGCGATCTCCAGTCAGGACAACAACGTCAAGCTGGTGGACCGCTCCGGGCTGATCCTGGACATCTTCGCCCGCCGCGCGCGTTCGTCGCAAAGCAAGGCGCAGGTGGAACTCGCGCAGTTGCAGTACCTCCGCTCGCGCCTGACGCGCGCCTGGACCCACCTGGAGCGCCAGAAGGGTGGTATCGGCATGCGCGGTCCGGGTGAGACGCAGATCGAGACCGACCGGCGCCTCATCGGCAAGCGGATCGCGGTCCTCAAAGACCAACTCGACCGCATCGACCGCCAGAGGACGACGCAGCGCAAGGGCCGCGCGGATCAGACGCGTGTTGCGCTTGTGGGCTACACCAATGCGGGCAAGAGCACGCTCATGAACGCGCTTTCGGACGCTGAGGTGCTGGCTGAGGACCGTCTCTTCGCCACGCTCGACGCGACGACGCGGCAGGTGTTCTTCGCACCCAACAAGCCCATTCTGCTCTCCGATACGGTCGGGTTCATCCGCAAGCTGCCCCACGCGCTTGTGGAGAGCTTTAAGAGCACGCTGGACGAGACGCGAGAGGCCGACGTGCTGCTCCACGTCGTAGACGCCACGCACGAGTACTTCGAGGACCACATCGCCGTCGTCCGCGAGACGCTCAAGGAACTGGGCGCCGAGGACAAGCCGACGCTCCTCGTGTTCAACAAAGTGGACGCTCTGGAGGAGCGCGGCCTCCTCACCGCGCTGCGCGCTGAGCACGGCGACAACGCCGTGTTTGTCTCCGCGCTTCGCGGGATCGGACTGGACACGCTCCGCGAGAAAACGCTCGAACTCGTCGAGTCCGACTACTCCGAGCGGACGGCACTTTTGCCGATGACCGAGGCCAAAGCCCTCGCGCACCTGCACCGGACCGCCGAGATCCTCGACGAGTCCGTGGGGTACGCCTCTGGCGACGATGGCGTCACCAAGCCCGTGATGCGCATCCATTACCGCGCATCGCCGAAAAACGCCCCGGAACTCGCCCGGATGCTGCTCCACTTCGACTACCTGACGTGGCAGGGCGAAACGCCTCCGGGCCTCGCGCCAGAGGCCGAGACCGCCTCTGGCGACAGCATGGCGTAA
- a CDS encoding BatA domain-containing protein, which yields MTFLNPLVLFGLAAAAIPILIHLFNFRRPREVDFSTLRFLREVERQSMRRVRIRQWLLLALRTLAIVCLVLAFAQPTRQSAWDGVFGETSARSLALVVDNSLSTGLRDARGALLDQEREIAEALIDASGRGDERMIVPTAPQPGLTSTRFLTPEPALDALTELAPASGAAALTATLARAASLLEDATHPRREIVVFSDLQASTLTDSASARLPESVGVTLIPVGGQTITNTAVTDVQVKSQIVEPGRPVQVEATIQRWGGRAETIAVRLILDGRPVAESAADVVPGRAVTVPFTVTPPARGWLGGEVRIEPDGAEWDDARYFTLRVPPPPRVLLVSGGDARADMARLALEVAAESGALTVTEVDEAGLSGADLDALDAVFLVAPREISSGEAQALQRFASGGGGILLFAGDGVAEGGANTLLDALGAGRFEGARGQVGGEVVARLSDSSLDHPIFAGVFEDARPRLEEVAIQRLAAFRARGGQTLLGTTSGVPLLHETRVGDGALLVLSVPPDPSWSELPERGLFVPLLFRSASYLAAGSEVAERASLDAREGGTVRVENATAGAPLRLVSASGVALTPAQRTVPGAVLLEVGAEAAQPGLYRVMQGERKLRTVAVNGDARESDPTPLSPEAAAEILETASGRPVRVLDASGGAGLEALATREETGGVPLWTVLLGIALAALVAETLVASRWRPEREPVAA from the coding sequence GTGACGTTTCTCAATCCCCTCGTCCTTTTCGGGCTGGCCGCCGCCGCCATCCCGATCCTGATCCACCTCTTCAACTTCCGCCGGCCGCGGGAGGTGGACTTCTCGACGCTGCGCTTTCTGCGCGAGGTGGAGCGCCAGTCGATGCGCCGCGTGCGCATCCGGCAGTGGCTGCTGCTCGCCCTTCGCACGCTCGCGATCGTGTGCCTCGTGCTCGCCTTTGCGCAGCCGACGCGCCAGAGCGCCTGGGACGGCGTTTTTGGCGAGACCTCAGCTCGCTCGCTCGCCCTCGTCGTGGACAACAGCCTCTCAACCGGCCTGCGCGACGCCAGAGGCGCCCTGCTGGACCAAGAGCGCGAGATCGCGGAGGCGCTCATCGACGCCAGCGGCCGCGGCGACGAGCGCATGATCGTGCCGACGGCGCCGCAGCCGGGGCTCACGTCCACGCGCTTCCTCACGCCCGAGCCTGCGCTGGACGCGCTCACCGAACTCGCCCCGGCCTCTGGCGCCGCAGCGCTCACCGCGACGCTGGCACGGGCCGCGTCGCTGCTGGAAGACGCCACGCATCCGCGGCGTGAGATCGTCGTCTTCTCCGACCTCCAGGCCTCCACCCTGACCGATTCCGCGAGCGCGCGGCTGCCCGAAAGCGTCGGCGTGACGCTGATCCCCGTCGGTGGCCAGACGATCACGAACACGGCGGTGACCGACGTACAGGTGAAAAGCCAGATCGTGGAGCCCGGGCGCCCCGTGCAGGTCGAGGCCACGATCCAGCGCTGGGGCGGGAGGGCCGAAACCATCGCTGTCCGCCTGATCCTAGATGGCCGGCCTGTGGCCGAGAGCGCCGCCGACGTCGTCCCCGGCCGCGCCGTCACGGTCCCGTTTACCGTCACCCCGCCCGCCAGAGGCTGGCTCGGTGGCGAGGTCCGCATCGAGCCCGACGGCGCCGAGTGGGACGACGCGCGCTACTTCACGCTCCGCGTGCCGCCGCCTCCGCGCGTGCTCCTCGTCAGCGGCGGCGACGCCCGCGCCGACATGGCGCGCCTCGCGCTCGAAGTGGCCGCTGAATCCGGCGCCCTGACCGTGACCGAGGTCGATGAAGCCGGGCTCTCCGGCGCCGACCTGGACGCGCTCGACGCGGTCTTCCTCGTCGCCCCGCGCGAGATCTCCTCTGGCGAGGCGCAAGCCCTCCAGCGGTTCGCCTCTGGCGGCGGCGGCATCCTCCTCTTCGCAGGCGACGGCGTGGCCGAGGGCGGCGCGAACACCTTATTGGACGCCCTCGGCGCGGGCCGTTTCGAGGGCGCCAGAGGCCAGGTCGGCGGCGAGGTCGTCGCACGGCTCTCGGACTCCAGCCTGGACCACCCCATCTTCGCGGGCGTCTTCGAGGATGCCCGGCCGCGTTTGGAAGAGGTCGCGATCCAGCGCCTCGCCGCGTTCCGCGCTAGAGGCGGCCAGACGCTGCTGGGCACAACCTCTGGCGTGCCGCTCCTCCACGAAACGCGCGTGGGAGACGGCGCGCTGCTCGTTCTCAGCGTGCCGCCAGACCCCTCGTGGAGCGAACTGCCGGAGCGCGGCTTGTTTGTGCCGCTGCTGTTTCGCTCGGCGTCCTACCTCGCCGCAGGCTCCGAGGTCGCCGAGCGCGCCAGCTTGGACGCGCGCGAGGGCGGGACGGTCCGGGTGGAGAACGCGACGGCGGGCGCGCCGCTGCGCCTTGTCTCCGCCTCTGGCGTGGCGCTCACGCCCGCGCAGCGGACCGTTCCAGGCGCCGTGCTCTTGGAAGTGGGCGCCGAGGCAGCGCAGCCCGGTCTCTACCGCGTTATGCAGGGAGAGCGTAAGCTGAGGACCGTCGCCGTCAACGGCGACGCCCGCGAGTCCGACCCGACGCCTCTCTCGCCAGAGGCCGCGGCCGAGATTCTGGAGACCGCCAGCGGCCGACCGGTCCGCGTGTTGGACGCCTCTGGCGGCGCGGGCCTAGAAGCCCTCGCGACACGCGAGGAGACGGGCGGCGTGCCGCTGTGGACCGTCCTGCTCGGCATCGCGCTGGCGGCTCTTGTCGCGGAAACCCTCGTGGCGAGCCGCTGGCGCCCCGAGCGGGAGCCCGTGGCGGCGTAG